The genomic stretch AACTAGTTTCACTAGTAACTGAATTGAActtcaaaatcaaagaaaagCTAATGTTGTAAAATGCTACCTCCAGCTGTGGTAAAGTACAAGCTTCTCCATCAACCAGCATACCATCTGTGGCTCGTAGCAGCAAATCTGACGCACTTGCCAAAATTACCAATGACTCTGCACTATCATGATTCCTCATTAGCTCCACTATCAGTTTCACGATCCGCTGATTGACTCTCCACATCTTCTGACCCAGATCATCATCCTTGGCAATCCATGGCTGCAATTCCCTCTCCGCCTGACAAGCAACAAGCCGAAGAAAGTGACTAAACAGATGAAATTTTCGAAACAAAGATAATACAGAAAAAGACAACTGATAAAGAAAGTATAGGTGAGATCTTCAGCATCAGATATTTGAACTTCATAGGCATTATGAGGCAATTCTAAAAGTAATTCTTAATTCTTCTTGTCAATTATATACTCATTCTTTTAAATTatgattaaataaattaaaggtAATAAGGCGAAATTTGGACCTGAAGAACAACTGCTGTTGCTGCTTTTGTTGGTGACGCTGATACAACATTGCATAATGCATCAACAAcctacataaaaaataaataaataaaataaaacccAGTAATGATCCTTTTTAGCAGCACTAAGGAAATTAATGACATATCTTGCTATCTGAATTGACTATAAAAAGCTTTTTAATGTCTCTTATTGGGGTATCGTCTTTGTCTCATTTTCAAtaatctttttctccttttaaaAAGTCTATCTCCCCATGATTAACAAAATCATAATTGTTATATCAACAAAAGTTTGGTTTCAGAACTCTAGGTCAATTTAaaagaatcaccaaaaacataaagaaaaaaggATAACACAGTTTGTAATGTACAATTTGTGCACTTGTACCTGCCTCCAGCCCTGTTGGGCAGAAGTGCTTTCCGCACAAGGTTGAGTTTCAGGGGAAGCAATCAACTTGTGCCATAGTAGTGAAACAACAGAGAAGCATAATTCTTGTTTCTCTGCCAGCATGGATCTGAGGAAAATTTGTGCATTGCAACTCAATCCTATATGTCTGTCCATTGTAAGAAAGTTGGCGAGATCAGAAGCATCCAATGGGAAACCTGTGACACCTTTACCTAAGGTACACCCTCCTGATGCTTCATTTGAACAAGAAGTTTTATCAGATTTGCGGTTAAGTTTTGAGGGACCTGAATCTTCCAAAGTAGTAATAGATGTTTGCCTACGGTCAAAGCAGCTACTACTTTCACACTGATTGTGTCTTTTACTATCAAGAGAAACAACAGAGTCCTTCCAAGTAGGTGCATGAATTAACGTAGCTTCTAATGGCTCTGCTTTGATAACTATAGACGCTACCGCTTTGCTATGAATATCTATGAGATTATACAAGGATGATGCTCTGGAGTGAATTTCATTGTCCCATTTGCACCGAATCAGAACAGAAAGAGCATGCATGCAAGCTTTGGACCGTCTAAATAGTTCAGAGACATGCGCAGCAACCATAGCTGCAGCGACTATCTCATTCGAGCTGTAACTCCATGGGGTGCCAACTGATGACGGCTTCAATGAAAACAAAGCCTCCAAAATTGCTAAGATTCTGTGAGTATGGCGTATAGCTGAATCTACGCCATTCTGCAACTCATGTGACGTTCCATTTATTCTAAAAGGCTTGGCTATATCTTTTACATTGTTGGAATCTGAATGATTATTCCCCCGTGAAATCAGAGGGAACAATTGAAGCTCACAGGCAAGAGCACAAACAGCAGCCAGAACATAAGAATCAAATGCTGCTATAGGACCTTGCTTCTTCATTTTCCTATTTCTAGTTTCTTTCTGAATTTCAGACACAGCATGCAAGTCCTCAATGATTTCCTCGGCTGAATAATTGTCCTCACCTCTCGGCCTCTTGCTTCCGCTGAATTGTGCTTCATGACTAACGCAGACAGTTAAGACTACGAAAAGCAGGCGTGAGGCGAGCTCAACAGAAGCACATGATTCTAAGAAAAGTGAATGAACCATCGTGCGGAGTTCTGCTACAGCAAGGTTTTTGGAGGCAGACCCCACTCCAAAGAGGTACTTTGATTTTCTGTTTTGTTCTCTAGTGGTGTCAGACGGAAAGGTCCTCTGAAGAATAGCTTCCACTGTAGCAGCAAATATTTTCATAAGACATGCCTCCGATGGGCTTCCGCGTGGAAGGTATTCGAGGACCTTAAGTAGGGGGATGTATAAATTCCATGATAGTATAGGAGGTTGTAGTGGAGTTGCAACTATAATCTCTGGAAGATCAACAGCTGAGGAACTTGTAGGAATCAGGCCATAAGCAGCTTCCCAAATGGTGCAAATTCTCCATTCAACCTCTGGGCCATGTGCACACAGCATGGATGCGATGCCTTGTGCAGTAGCCTCCATGGAGGCTTCTGCTGCAGGAACTTCTATCTGATCAACACTTATAAATTTCAGCATGTGGAAAGAATTTTTCTGATCTGGTTTACaaaataagaatgaaaaaaatatatgtaactgACAAAAACTAA from Arachis stenosperma cultivar V10309 chromosome 9, arast.V10309.gnm1.PFL2, whole genome shotgun sequence encodes the following:
- the LOC130948074 gene encoding protein GIGANTEA-like, whose translation is MSSSSMAASNERWIDRLQYSSLFWPPPPDGQQRKDQIAAYVEFFIQFTSEQFADDIAELIRNRYPSQEILLFDDVLATFVLHHPEHGHAVVLPIISCIIDGTIVYYKSSPPFASFISLVSPKSENEYSEQWALACGEILRILTHYNRPIFKTERQYGESERSSSGSHATTSDSVDGKSVQNFLIQQEKKPIRPLSPWITDILLAAPVGIRSDYFRWCSGVMGKYAAGELKPPTTASSRGSGKHPQLVPSTPRWAVANGAGVILSVCDDEVARYETATLTAAAVPALLLPPPTTALDEHLVAGLPALEPYARLFHRYYAIATPSATQRLLLGLLEAPPSWAPDALDAAVQLVELLRAAEDYASGIRLPRNWMHLHFLRAIGTAMSMRAGIAADAAAALLFRVLSQPALLFPPLRQVDGVEVQHEPLGGYISSYKKQIEVPAAEASMEATAQGIASMLCAHGPEVEWRICTIWEAAYGLIPTSSSAVDLPEIIVATPLQPPILSWNLYIPLLKVLEYLPRGSPSEACLMKIFAATVEAILQRTFPSDTTREQNRKSKYLFGVGSASKNLAVAELRTMVHSLFLESCASVELASRLLFVVLTVCVSHEAQFSGSKRPRGEDNYSAEEIIEDLHAVSEIQKETRNRKMKKQGPIAAFDSYVLAAVCALACELQLFPLISRGNNHSDSNNVKDIAKPFRINGTSHELQNGVDSAIRHTHRILAILEALFSLKPSSVGTPWSYSSNEIVAAAMVAAHVSELFRRSKACMHALSVLIRCKWDNEIHSRASSLYNLIDIHSKAVASIVIKAEPLEATLIHAPTWKDSVVSLDSKRHNQCESSSCFDRRQTSITTLEDSGPSKLNRKSDKTSCSNEASGGCTLGKGVTGFPLDASDLANFLTMDRHIGLSCNAQIFLRSMLAEKQELCFSVVSLLWHKLIASPETQPCAESTSAQQGWRQVVDALCNVVSASPTKAATAVVLQAERELQPWIAKDDDLGQKMWRVNQRIVKLIVELMRNHDSAESLVILASASDLLLRATDGMLVDGEACTLPQLELLEVTARAVQPVLELGESGLAVADGLSNLLKCRLSATVRCLSHPSAHVRALSISVLRDILHTGSIRSAPKPPQINGIHDPSYPYFNLDVTDWQADIEKCLTWEAHSQLSNELSIKYLNTAAKELGCTITI